The genome window GGGACCTGTCCCGCCCTTAGGACACTGTGCTGGGCAAAGAGAGGTAGGAGGAGCGGGCATTGGGGTTTGTGTCCCACTAGCTTAAGGTGCCGCGGCTGCTGCTGCTTACCGAGTCTCAGGGGAAGGGCCGTTTCCTGTGCGGGGACGCCTGTCCAGGCTGGAAATGTGAGCAGTCGGCTGTCGGCCCCACACCGAGCAAAACAAgccccaccccgccccccagCCATGGCAGATGTCTGAAGTCATGCAGCAGGAGTCACAGGGCACACGTGCAGACTCCTCCCTGTCTAGCAGGGCCCCGTGGGGCTCTTCCATCTTACATGGCTGAACATGGGCACACTATCTTACCTCCCAGCCGACACCATGAAACTTAGAGGTCAGAGGACTTGCTGAAGGTCACATAAGCAGAGTGGAGCTAGGCCTGATACAccctgactccagagcacatggAGTTAACCTGCTGTCCAAGAACGGGCTGGGGAACATCCCAGGCCCCTTATGCGGGCTGCTGCCTGCCGGTCAGCTCTCTGACTGGGGAAGGCCCGGGCTTGCCCGCCATGAGTGACTTAGGTCTCAGCTGTGGTATACCCTCTTTTTCAACTTGCTCTTTCTGGAGCCAGAAAAAAATGGGCAGACCTCCCTCCATCCTAGAACAAGCGCACAAGTCAGAACTGCAGCTGCTCAGGCTGGCAGTACGCGAGTAGCGGGATGTGAGACTGCACTCGGGCTCCAATCGCTGAGGAAGCCAACATATCCCAGGAGCCGTGGGTTCACTTGTGGGACACACAGGGCCAGGCTGGAGTATCCCTGGAATATGTTCATGAATGTGTTCATCTTAAGGCCTGGGCTCACGTAGCCGCACAGGCTCCTCCTCATGCCTATCCCCAACCCCCCAGGTGTGCTGGGAGCAGCAGTTGCGGCCAGGAGGCCCAGGTCCCCCGGCCACTCCATCCCCAGCGCTGGACGCCCTGTCCCCATTTCTTCGGAAGAAAGCGCAGATTTTAGAGGTGCTGCGAGCCTTGGAAGAGACTGACCCTTTGCTTTTGTGCTCACCTGCCACCCCATGGCGGCCCACAGGCCAGGGCCCCAGCTCCCCAGAGCCCATCAACGGCGAGCTCTGTGGCCCACCGCAGCCTGAACCCTCGCCCTGGGCACCGTACCTGCTGCTTGGTCCTGGGGGCCTAGGAGCCCTGCTGCACTGGGGGCGTCTCTTAGGGGGCTCTGGGGAAGAAGAAGGTATCAGGCAGCCCTGGGCCCCCAGCAGCACCCCCCCTCCAGCCCAGGGCCccagctcctcctcttcctccgaCGAAGCAGGTGACCCCGATGAGGCCCCTAGCCCCGACACCCTGCTAGGGGCGCTGGCCCGCAAGCAGTTAAACCTGGGCCAACTCCTCGAGGACACAGAGACTTACCTCCAGGCTTTCCTGGCTGGGGCGACGGGCCCCCTCAGTGGCGACCACCCAGGTGCTGGGAAGCCATCCTCACCAGATCCAGGACCCCCACAGGTGTCCAAGTCCAAAGGCCTCCCAAAGTCAGCTTGGGGTGGGAGCACCCCCGAGGCCACCAGGCTGGGCTTTGGTGCTACCTCAGAGGGCCAGGGGCCCCTTCCATTCCTCAGCATGTTCGTGGGTGCAGGGGACGCCCCTCTGGGCTCACGGCCGGGCCACCCCCACTCTTCATCTCAGGTGAAAAGCAAGCTCCAAATCGTGCCCGCTTCTCCAGGGGAAGCCCAGGGACCTCTTCTGCCCTCTCCAGCCAGAGGTCTCAAGTTTCTCAAGCTGCCTCCACCCTCAGAGAAGGTCCCCAGCCCAGGAGGCCCCCAACTCAGTCCCCAGCTCCCTCGGAGTTCTCGAATCCCTTGTCGCAACAGTGGTTCAGATGGCAGCCCCTCCCCGCTGCTGGCCCGCAGGGGCCTGGGTGGTGGAGAGCTGTCTCCAGAGGGGCCCCAGGGCCTGCCCAGCAGCCCTTCCCCCTGCTCGGCCATCCCAGACTCTGTGCAGCTCAGACCCTCCCAGTCAGCCGTGTCCACTTCACTGTCTCCAGGACCTGTGGTGTCTCCCTGCCTTGAGAAAATCCTGGATCTTTCCCGGGGCACCTTCAGGGGTTCTTCCCCAGAGCCACCTCCATCCCCACTGCAGGTGCCCACCTACTCCCAGCTGACTCTGGAGGTACCCCAGCCCCCTGAGGTCCTCAGGAGCCCTGGCGCCCCTAGCCCTGGCCTCCCAGAATCCTGCCCCTATGGGAGCCCCCAGGAGAAGGGTCTGGACAAGGCAGGCCCCGAGTCTCCCCATCCTGGCCGCAGGACCCCAGGCGGCTCATCCAAGAAGCCTGGCCAGGGATCGGGGCGGCGGCCTGGTGACCCTGGCCACACACCTCTAAGGGACAGATTGGCAGCCCTTGGAAAACTGAAGACGGGCCCCGAGGGGCTTCCGGGTCCAGAAAGGAACGGAATGCCAGCCCGGCCAAGCGCTGAGAAGGCCAGGGCACTAGGGCGGTCAGGCGAGAGTGCTGGAGACATGCCTCCTACCACGAGGCCTCTTGAGCAGCCAGAAGCTAAGGGCATCTTGCGGGGAGCGGTGGCCTTAGGCACGAGCAGCCTGAAGCAACAGGACCCTGGACTTCCAGACCCTGGTGCCAGAGTCTACTCTTCCCATTCCATGGGTGCTCGTGTGGACCTGGAGCCCGCCTCACCAAGGAGCTGCCTCACCAAAGTAGAGCTGGCCAAGAGCCGGCTAGCGGGGGCGCTGTGTCCCCAGATGCCCCGCACGCCTGCAAAAGTGCCAACCTCAGCCCCTAGCCTGGGCAAGCCCAAGAGCCCTCACAGCAGCCCGACAAAGCTACCCTCCAAGTCACCCACTAAGGTGGTGCCCCGCCCCGTGGTACCCGTGGGCACCAAGGAGCCCTCCAAGGCAGACAAAGGGAAGGGCCCACCCTGGGCAGACTGTGGCAGCACAGCTGGCCAGCCTACGTCCCCAGTCCCCGGCTCCACCGATCCCAGCCAGGGCCCGGAAGGGCCAGCGCCACACTCGGCCATCGAGGAGAAGGTGATGAAGGGCATCGAGGAGAACGTGTTGCGCCTTCAAGGTCAGGAACGGGCTCCCAGCTCCGAGGCCAAGCACCGCAACACCAGCAGCATCGCCAGCTGGTTTGGCCTTAAAAAGAGCAAGCTGCCAGCTTTGAACCGCCGCACAGAGGCTGCCAAGAACAAGGACGGAGCTGGTGGAGGCTCCCCGCTCcggaaggaagtcaagacagaagCCCGGAAGCTGGAGGCTGAGAGCCTCAACATCTCCAAGCTGATGGCGAAGGCGGAGGACCTGCGCCGGGCACTGGAGGAAGAGAAGGCCTACCTGAGCAGCAGAGCCCGCCCACGGCCTGCCGCCCCAGCCACAGTGCCCAGCCCAGGGCTGGGGCAGATGCAGGGTCAGCTGGCCGGCATGTATCAGGGTGCAGACACCTTCATGCAACAGCTGTTGAACAGGTGAGAGCCGGGTACTCAGTGGACTGGGGCTTCCCAGAGGTCAAGGGGCGTACAGTGCCACAGAAATGTCTGTGAGCTGGTGACCTGGCTGCTGTCTACCTGGGAGAGAGTAGCTCTCTTTTGACATGATGTCTTGCCCCTGCAGCCCTAATGCTGCTTCCTAACCAGACTAGTAAAAGTCCGTCTCAGGAGAGAGCCAAAAAAGATTCCCTTTGACTCCTGCCACTAAATGGAGtcatggttttggttttggttttgtttggttttggttttgtccagacacagtttctctgtgtagtcttttggctgtcctggactcgcttttccaaccagggtggcctcgaaccttcagagatctgtctgcctctgcctcccaagcactgggattagaggAGTGCACCTTGACCGCCTGGCTCCTTTGTTAATTTAATGTGTATCTAAGACATAACTACTTTTGTAAAGAGATTCGTTTTGGCCTGTGGTTCTAGAGATCCAGAGGCCACATGTAGGGATTGCCTTTGGCTCCCAGAGCCCTGCGGTCACCGGAGTACCGTGAAATGCCAGGGAGTGGTGTATGGCCCTGTCAGGGTGCCCCTCTTGGAAAGTCAGCAGTCACTTCCAGAAAGGTACTACAACTTTTGTTGGACTGAGAGTCTCAGTGTGCAGGTTGGCCTGAGaccctctgtagaccaagctggcctcaattagagctccgcctgcctctgcctcggctGCCCAGCAGCATTTCCATCCTAATACCTCATTAGGAACGGTACATTTCAACACCTGAAGCCTTGAGAGACTCCAGCGAAGTCTGGACCTTAGCAGCCGCTGGACGCcacttccctctcttcccttgTGCTGTTGTCCCTAGGGTGGATGGCAAGGAGCTGGCCCCCAAGAGCTGGCGGGAGCCCAGGCCTGAGTATGGGGATTTTCAGCCAGTGTCCGCTGACCCCAAGAGCCCCTGGCCTGCCTGTGGGCCCCGGAATGGTTTGGTAGGCCCCCTTCAGGGCTGCGGAAAACCGTCTGGAAAGGTAAGTTCTTGAGCAGAGGCCGCGTCGAGAGCCTGGCTCGTCCCTCCTGGTCTGCTTAGTATGTGCTGCCTGGCCTCCCACACCTCCAGAG of Meriones unguiculatus strain TT.TT164.6M chromosome 8, Bangor_MerUng_6.1, whole genome shotgun sequence contains these proteins:
- the Nckap5l gene encoding nck-associated protein 5-like, whose translation is MDQPAGGPGNLRPAAVDSASMELSTCQELLHRLRELEAENSALAQANENQRETYERCLDEVANHVVQALLNQKDLREECIKLKKMVFDLERQNQMLSALLQQKLQLTASSLPQIPLTPLQPPSEPAASPSPSAAEGPVPPLGHCAGQREVCWEQQLRPGGPGPPATPSPALDALSPFLRKKAQILEVLRALEETDPLLLCSPATPWRPTGQGPSSPEPINGELCGPPQPEPSPWAPYLLLGPGGLGALLHWGRLLGGSGEEEGIRQPWAPSSTPPPAQGPSSSSSSDEAGDPDEAPSPDTLLGALARKQLNLGQLLEDTETYLQAFLAGATGPLSGDHPGAGKPSSPDPGPPQVSKSKGLPKSAWGGSTPEATRLGFGATSEGQGPLPFLSMFVGAGDAPLGSRPGHPHSSSQVKSKLQIVPASPGEAQGPLLPSPARGLKFLKLPPPSEKVPSPGGPQLSPQLPRSSRIPCRNSGSDGSPSPLLARRGLGGGELSPEGPQGLPSSPSPCSAIPDSVQLRPSQSAVSTSLSPGPVVSPCLEKILDLSRGTFRGSSPEPPPSPLQVPTYSQLTLEVPQPPEVLRSPGAPSPGLPESCPYGSPQEKGLDKAGPESPHPGRRTPGGSSKKPGQGSGRRPGDPGHTPLRDRLAALGKLKTGPEGLPGPERNGMPARPSAEKARALGRSGESAGDMPPTTRPLEQPEAKGILRGAVALGTSSLKQQDPGLPDPGARVYSSHSMGARVDLEPASPRSCLTKVELAKSRLAGALCPQMPRTPAKVPTSAPSLGKPKSPHSSPTKLPSKSPTKVVPRPVVPVGTKEPSKADKGKGPPWADCGSTAGQPTSPVPGSTDPSQGPEGPAPHSAIEEKVMKGIEENVLRLQGQERAPSSEAKHRNTSSIASWFGLKKSKLPALNRRTEAAKNKDGAGGGSPLRKEVKTEARKLEAESLNISKLMAKAEDLRRALEEEKAYLSSRARPRPAAPATVPSPGLGQMQGQLAGMYQGADTFMQQLLNRVDGKELAPKSWREPRPEYGDFQPVSADPKSPWPACGPRNGLVGPLQGCGKPSGKPSSEPGRREEMPSEDSLAEPVSTAHFTACGSLTRTLDSGIGTFPPPDHCSSGTPSKNLPKTKSLRLEPPPGAPPARPAALTKVPRRAHTLEREVPGIEELLVSGRHPSMPAFPGLLTAPPGHRSHQTCPDDPCEDPGPPPPVQLAKNWTFPNTRAACNSGDTFLCPPRQLQGLPRTPVALPVDRKQSLDPGRTPVPQGPAFGGSRTPSTSDMGEEGRVASGGAPGLETSESLSDSLYDSLSSCGSQG